From Acidimicrobiia bacterium, the proteins below share one genomic window:
- the selB gene encoding selenocysteine-specific translation elongation factor encodes MPVIATAGHVDHGKSTLVRALTGRDPDRWEEEKRRGLTIDLGFAWAMLGNREVGFVDVPGHERFIKNMLAGVDGADAALFVVAADEGWKPQSEEHLGVLDLLGTSPGVIALTRADLVDTDHLELAAVAVAESLDGTTLAGSEIVPTAAPTGVGLDRLRAALTTMVAGLEPPDRDRPRLWIDRAFTVEGAGTVVTGTLVDGMIKVGDTLALYPGETPVRVRGLQVHERSVDEVGPGNRTAINLSGADRSLIERGTMLGRPGEWRATRRLVATLDPMRGHEPIRGDRGSFHLHAGSGSWPARVRSIADGVVLVDLDGEVPLRAGDRYILREVGRGAVTGGGRVLDPRPTGRTRAVRSTLGHLAKHATTPDDAASRLLAVRGIAAVSDLAADTGGGSPDDAVITGKLAVSPETNRTISQRAVERIGTFHEANPFKPGMPRTTLARELGLGADTLDAIIATVGGVVVDGAAVRLADHRPAAAATDDPGWGSARADLDAAGAAPPRADELGLHPDAVRALIASGDLIPVGPFAYLPETVDSLLETVATLPDGFTVGDFRDIMAITRKHAIPLLEWLDDRGVTRRVGDGRVVRR; translated from the coding sequence ATGCCGGTGATCGCCACCGCCGGCCATGTCGATCACGGCAAGTCGACCCTTGTCCGGGCACTCACCGGCCGTGACCCCGACCGGTGGGAGGAGGAGAAGCGGCGGGGGCTGACCATCGACCTGGGATTCGCCTGGGCCATGCTCGGCAACAGAGAAGTCGGGTTCGTCGATGTCCCGGGGCACGAGCGATTCATCAAGAACATGCTCGCCGGCGTCGACGGGGCGGATGCGGCGCTGTTCGTCGTCGCCGCGGACGAGGGATGGAAGCCTCAGTCCGAGGAGCATCTGGGAGTGCTCGACCTGCTCGGCACTTCCCCCGGAGTGATCGCGTTGACCCGGGCCGACCTGGTCGATACCGATCACCTCGAGCTCGCGGCGGTTGCGGTGGCCGAGAGCCTCGACGGCACGACGCTTGCGGGCTCGGAGATCGTGCCCACCGCAGCCCCAACAGGCGTTGGCCTCGATCGACTCCGCGCCGCCCTGACCACGATGGTCGCAGGGCTGGAACCGCCGGACCGCGATCGTCCCCGCCTCTGGATCGACCGCGCCTTCACGGTCGAGGGCGCGGGCACCGTGGTCACCGGCACCCTGGTGGACGGGATGATCAAGGTCGGTGACACCCTCGCCCTTTACCCGGGCGAGACTCCGGTGCGGGTCCGTGGCCTGCAGGTGCACGAACGATCCGTCGATGAGGTAGGGCCGGGCAATCGCACCGCGATCAACTTGTCGGGGGCCGATCGGTCACTCATCGAGCGGGGAACGATGCTGGGCAGGCCGGGTGAGTGGCGAGCGACGAGGCGGCTGGTGGCAACCCTCGACCCGATGAGAGGTCACGAGCCGATCCGGGGGGACCGGGGCTCCTTCCACCTCCATGCGGGGAGCGGTTCGTGGCCGGCCCGCGTCCGTTCGATTGCCGACGGGGTCGTGCTGGTCGACCTCGACGGCGAGGTTCCGCTGCGGGCGGGCGATCGCTACATCCTGCGTGAGGTGGGCAGGGGCGCCGTCACCGGAGGCGGCCGGGTGCTCGATCCGCGGCCGACGGGAAGAACTCGGGCGGTGCGCAGCACGCTGGGTCATCTCGCCAAACACGCCACGACACCCGACGATGCGGCATCGCGCCTGTTGGCGGTGCGAGGGATCGCCGCGGTGTCCGATCTTGCCGCAGACACCGGTGGAGGATCGCCAGACGATGCCGTGATCACGGGCAAGCTGGCCGTCTCGCCCGAAACCAATCGCACCATTTCACAGCGTGCCGTCGAACGGATCGGCACCTTTCACGAAGCCAACCCCTTCAAGCCGGGGATGCCCCGCACCACGCTCGCCCGTGAGCTGGGGCTCGGCGCCGACACCCTCGACGCGATCATCGCCACCGTCGGCGGCGTCGTGGTGGATGGCGCCGCGGTGCGCCTCGCCGACCATCGGCCGGCGGCGGCAGCGACCGACGATCCTGGCTGGGGAAGCGCCCGAGCCGACCTCGACGCCGCCGGCGCGGCACCACCCCGGGCCGATGAGTTGGGCCTGCACCCTGATGCTGTGCGCGCCCTGATCGCGTCCGGAGACCTGATACCGGTCGGACCGTTCGCCTACCTGCCCGAGACGGTCGATTCTCTCCTCGAAACGGTCGCCACCCTCCCCGACGGATTCACGGTGGGCGACTTTCGCGACATCATGGCGATCACCCGCAAGCACGCCATCCCCCTACTCGAGTGGCTCGACGATCGCGGAGTCACCCGTCGGGTCGGCGACGGGCGGGTCGTCAGACGGTGA
- a CDS encoding aspartate kinase — protein sequence MSLVVQKYGGTSVGDASRIRAVAERVARRHQEGDSVVVIVSAMGHTTDELIRIAAEVSPRHHPRAMDMLLTAGERISMALLEMAIRDHGVEAVSLTGSQAGILTDMSHGQARIRDIRPIRVTESLEAGKVVIVAGFQGVNPDTKEITTLGRGGSDATAVAMAAALDAESCEIYTDVDGVFTADPRVVPGARKLDEISYAEMLEMASAGAGVLMERSVESGMRSGIPIHVRSSFHEGPGTWVKESTMEQMSVVGIAHDVSAGEITVRSAPSAPASLFAALAADGVAVGSIVQSRAKDGSADLSFTVPRDQIGLARTVTEAAVAGLGAGEVEVVDRVGRVSVIGSAMSSHPAVAAEVLSTLAEAGVGVRAISTSPIRITCVIDEQDVEKAVRRLHAAFDPPTVHA from the coding sequence ATGTCCCTCGTCGTGCAGAAGTACGGCGGCACCTCCGTCGGCGATGCCTCCCGGATTCGCGCCGTCGCCGAGCGGGTGGCGCGCCGCCATCAGGAGGGCGATTCGGTCGTCGTCATCGTCTCGGCGATGGGTCACACCACGGACGAGTTGATTCGGATCGCCGCCGAGGTGAGCCCGCGCCACCATCCCCGAGCGATGGACATGCTCCTCACCGCCGGGGAGAGGATTTCGATGGCGCTGCTCGAGATGGCGATTCGCGACCATGGGGTGGAGGCGGTGAGCCTCACCGGGTCGCAGGCGGGAATCCTCACAGACATGTCACATGGCCAGGCTCGCATCCGCGACATCCGTCCGATTCGCGTGACTGAAAGCTTGGAAGCGGGCAAGGTGGTCATCGTCGCCGGGTTCCAGGGGGTGAATCCCGACACGAAGGAGATCACCACCCTCGGCCGCGGGGGGTCCGATGCGACCGCAGTGGCGATGGCGGCGGCGCTGGACGCCGAGTCCTGCGAGATCTACACCGACGTCGATGGGGTGTTCACCGCCGACCCACGCGTCGTGCCCGGGGCGCGCAAACTCGATGAGATCTCCTACGCCGAAATGCTGGAGATGGCGTCAGCGGGAGCGGGAGTATTGATGGAGAGGTCCGTAGAGTCAGGTATGCGATCCGGGATCCCGATCCATGTGCGCTCCTCCTTCCACGAGGGGCCGGGTACCTGGGTGAAGGAGTCGACAATGGAGCAGATGAGTGTCGTCGGGATCGCCCACGACGTCTCCGCGGGCGAGATCACGGTTCGCTCGGCTCCCTCCGCGCCCGCTTCGCTGTTCGCGGCGCTCGCCGCCGACGGCGTCGCCGTTGGCTCGATCGTGCAGAGCCGGGCGAAGGATGGGTCCGCCGACCTGTCATTCACCGTGCCGCGCGATCAGATCGGACTCGCCCGCACCGTCACCGAGGCGGCGGTCGCCGGTCTCGGGGCGGGTGAGGTCGAGGTGGTGGACCGGGTGGGAAGGGTGTCGGTGATCGGTTCGGCCATGTCGTCACATCCCGCCGTGGCCGCCGAGGTGCTGTCGACGCTGGCCGAGGCGGGGGTCGGCGTGCGGGCCATCTCGACATCGCCGATTCGGATCACCTGCGTCATCGATGAGCAGGACGTGGAGAAGGCGGTGCGTCGACTCCACGCAGCCTTCGATCCGCCGACGGTGCACGCGTGA
- a CDS encoding hemolysin family protein — translation MSSEQIVYVVILGVCILASGFFSGSETALVSVPRERVEQLAASDRRARYLRALLEEPEAMLSTLLVANNFVNILGASVATVLFVDLLGHDWGPWAATAAVTAVILVVGEITPKSLASRFPDRVALVVAPTIWRLSRFLRPIARVFVAIARGLFRLFRIGAGHDRSAVTGDDIRAMAVLGERVGNIDAAQREIIHSLFELAEQTVRDVMTPRTDLDPLESPVTIEAVRAAVAATGHSRFPVIKDSVDELIGILQVKDLIGMPSEPSTSDIHRVIREPVYVPESKSVLDLLLEMRRDRFTLAVVTDEHGGIEGIVTITDLISQLVGEMQDEYDTEDPSVLAIGDGEWLVDGRTPVEEVAEAIQIDLPSGEYTTVAGLVLDRSGRVPREGDVVIVNGVTIEVARMVRNRVDSVRIMREEAGR, via the coding sequence ATGAGCAGCGAGCAGATCGTCTACGTGGTGATCCTCGGCGTCTGCATCCTGGCGTCGGGCTTTTTCTCGGGAAGCGAGACCGCACTCGTCTCGGTGCCCCGGGAGAGGGTCGAACAGCTGGCGGCCAGCGACCGGCGAGCCAGATACCTCCGGGCGCTTCTAGAAGAACCCGAGGCGATGCTCAGCACGCTGCTGGTAGCCAACAACTTCGTCAACATCCTCGGCGCGTCGGTGGCCACGGTGCTCTTCGTCGATCTGCTCGGCCACGACTGGGGACCGTGGGCGGCAACGGCTGCGGTGACCGCGGTGATTCTCGTGGTTGGCGAGATCACCCCTAAGAGCCTGGCCAGCCGTTTCCCGGATCGCGTCGCGCTTGTGGTCGCCCCGACGATCTGGCGACTCAGCCGGTTCCTTCGGCCCATCGCGCGGGTCTTCGTCGCGATCGCCCGGGGCCTCTTCCGACTCTTCCGGATCGGCGCCGGCCACGATCGCAGCGCGGTGACTGGCGACGACATCCGGGCGATGGCGGTGCTCGGCGAGCGGGTGGGCAACATCGACGCCGCCCAACGCGAGATCATCCACTCCCTCTTCGAGCTGGCAGAACAAACCGTCCGCGATGTCATGACCCCGCGCACCGACCTCGACCCGCTGGAGTCTCCGGTCACGATCGAGGCGGTCCGCGCCGCGGTCGCCGCCACAGGCCACAGCCGCTTCCCGGTGATCAAGGACTCGGTCGATGAGCTCATCGGCATCCTCCAGGTGAAGGATCTCATCGGCATGCCGAGCGAACCCAGCACCAGCGACATTCACCGGGTGATACGCGAGCCGGTCTACGTCCCCGAGTCGAAGTCGGTGCTCGACCTCCTCCTCGAGATGCGGCGCGACAGATTCACGCTGGCCGTGGTCACCGATGAGCACGGCGGGATCGAGGGAATCGTCACGATCACCGACCTGATCTCCCAGCTCGTCGGCGAGATGCAGGACGAGTACGACACAGAAGACCCATCGGTGCTGGCGATCGGGGACGGCGAGTGGCTGGTCGACGGGCGCACCCCCGTCGAGGAGGTGGCCGAGGCCATTCAGATCGATCTTCCCTCAGGGGAGTACACCACCGTGGCCGGCCTGGTCCTCGACCGGAGCGGAAGGGTCCCGCGCGAGGGCGACGTCGTGATCGTCAACGGAGTGACGATCGAGGTAGCCCGCATGGTCCGCAACCGGGTGGACAGCGTGAGGATCATGAGAGAAGAAGCAGGCAGGTAG
- a CDS encoding WhiB family transcriptional regulator produces MKGLCRGNHSFLFFPPSHAERKEERERREHKAKAICSVCPVAEECLDFAVEIREPYGIWGGYTETERRHLASKRGITV; encoded by the coding sequence ATGAAGGGGCTTTGCCGGGGCAATCATTCGTTTCTGTTCTTTCCACCGAGTCATGCAGAGCGCAAGGAGGAACGCGAGCGCCGCGAGCACAAGGCGAAGGCCATCTGCTCGGTGTGCCCGGTAGCCGAAGAGTGCCTCGACTTTGCGGTGGAGATTCGCGAGCCGTACGGGATCTGGGGCGGCTACACCGAGACCGAGCGTCGACACCTGGCTTCGAAGCGCGGCATCACCGTCTGA
- the selA gene encoding L-seryl-tRNA(Sec) selenium transferase, with protein MALRPPSVDALAASIDDGALPRALLIEVARAGVEAWRHDEHIDPLAEARRIAAGLLRIRPGRVINATGVLLHTNLGRATLHPDAVAASTEAGAGFSALEFDLAAGERGGRGEYVERLAATLTAAEDALVVNNNAGALFLAMAALGAGREIVVSRGEQIEIGGAFRLPELIAASGAKATEVGTTNRTRAKDYAKAIGSATGALLKVHPSNYRIEGFTEETGYAEVAAIAHERNVPLVADIGSGLLDARVPWLDGPPPAWLAGEPGARQVIEAGADLVLFSGDKLLGGPQAGIVVGSAGVIARLRSHPVARAVRIGGPALAALSATFEKYASGRGSEIPFWRMASTPYADLAARSSQVLTRSGVEGAVVEGESVPGAGTVPGKGIPTPVIAVLGAEQRWRRLLDAVPPVVARREAGQVVLDLRAVDEADDGSVAAALTNACR; from the coding sequence ATGGCCCTGCGTCCCCCCTCGGTCGATGCATTGGCCGCCTCGATCGACGATGGGGCGCTTCCCCGTGCTCTCCTGATCGAAGTGGCACGGGCAGGTGTCGAGGCCTGGCGACACGACGAGCACATCGATCCCCTCGCCGAGGCCCGCCGAATCGCCGCCGGCCTCCTCCGCATCCGCCCTGGTCGAGTCATCAACGCTACTGGTGTGCTGCTCCACACCAACCTCGGCCGGGCGACACTCCACCCGGACGCCGTAGCCGCATCGACCGAGGCTGGGGCCGGATTCTCGGCACTCGAGTTCGACCTCGCCGCAGGCGAGCGCGGGGGACGAGGCGAGTACGTCGAACGTCTGGCGGCCACCCTCACCGCGGCCGAGGACGCGCTCGTCGTGAACAACAACGCCGGAGCGCTGTTCCTGGCCATGGCCGCCCTCGGCGCCGGTCGCGAGATCGTCGTCTCCCGGGGCGAGCAGATCGAGATCGGGGGCGCCTTCCGCCTCCCCGAGTTGATCGCCGCCTCCGGTGCCAAGGCCACAGAGGTCGGCACCACCAATCGCACGCGGGCCAAGGACTACGCAAAGGCGATCGGCTCTGCCACCGGCGCGCTGCTCAAGGTGCATCCGTCCAACTACCGCATCGAAGGATTCACCGAAGAGACCGGCTACGCCGAGGTCGCCGCCATAGCCCACGAGCGCAATGTGCCCCTCGTGGCCGACATCGGCAGCGGGCTGCTCGACGCCCGGGTGCCCTGGCTCGACGGCCCTCCGCCGGCGTGGCTTGCCGGTGAGCCCGGGGCGCGTCAGGTGATCGAAGCCGGAGCCGACCTCGTGCTCTTCTCGGGCGACAAGCTGTTGGGGGGCCCACAAGCCGGGATCGTCGTGGGTTCGGCGGGCGTCATCGCCCGACTCCGCAGTCATCCGGTGGCTCGAGCGGTCCGTATAGGTGGGCCTGCCCTTGCTGCCCTGTCGGCCACCTTCGAGAAGTACGCCTCCGGTCGCGGGTCCGAGATCCCCTTTTGGCGAATGGCATCGACGCCGTACGCCGACCTCGCAGCGCGCAGCAGCCAGGTGCTCACCCGCTCCGGCGTCGAAGGTGCCGTGGTCGAGGGTGAGTCGGTCCCGGGCGCCGGCACAGTTCCCGGGAAGGGGATCCCCACGCCGGTCATCGCGGTGCTGGGGGCCGAACAGCGGTGGCGACGCCTTCTCGACGCCGTTCCCCCCGTGGTCGCCCGTAGAGAAGCGGGTCAGGTGGTGCTCGATCTGCGCGCGGTCGACGAGGCGGATGACGGATCGGTGGCGGCTGCGCTGACCAACGCATGCCGGTGA
- a CDS encoding PHP domain-containing protein, with protein MPIDLHTHSTYSDGTVSPSDIVERAVVAGLSAVALTDHDGFEGLIEAAGAAAGRISFIPGVELSVDWNGRAMHLLVYWVEDDSGPLQDALAGIRDSRWTRNVEMIEALQALGIEITVEEVLEEAGHGVVGRPHIAAVLCRRGVTATNAEAFEQYLGSGGVVYRQRKRLLASDAVGLARASGGVTSVAHPHTVAESVDGYRELFEGVAALGVDGIECHYVEYEPDLRTRLAAWADDLGLVPTGGSDYHGAYKPGIEVGIGRGDLRVPDESLERLAERRP; from the coding sequence ATGCCCATTGACCTCCACACGCATTCCACCTATTCGGATGGGACCGTTTCGCCCTCGGACATCGTCGAGCGGGCGGTGGTGGCGGGGCTCAGCGCGGTTGCGCTCACCGACCACGACGGGTTCGAGGGGTTGATCGAGGCGGCGGGAGCCGCCGCGGGCCGCATCAGCTTCATTCCCGGGGTCGAGCTGTCGGTGGACTGGAACGGGCGGGCGATGCACCTCCTGGTCTACTGGGTCGAGGACGACTCCGGCCCGTTGCAGGACGCCTTGGCGGGGATCCGCGACAGCCGCTGGACCCGCAACGTCGAGATGATCGAAGCGCTACAGGCTCTCGGTATCGAAATCACTGTGGAGGAGGTGCTCGAGGAAGCGGGGCACGGTGTAGTGGGTCGACCTCACATCGCCGCAGTCCTTTGCCGCCGCGGGGTGACCGCGACGAACGCCGAGGCGTTCGAGCAATACCTCGGCTCCGGTGGGGTGGTCTATCGGCAGCGAAAGCGCCTCCTCGCCAGTGATGCCGTCGGTCTCGCCCGAGCCTCGGGAGGCGTCACCTCGGTGGCCCACCCCCACACCGTCGCCGAGTCTGTGGACGGATACCGGGAACTGTTCGAAGGGGTCGCCGCTCTCGGCGTCGACGGCATCGAGTGCCACTACGTGGAGTACGAGCCCGATCTCCGCACCCGCCTGGCGGCGTGGGCCGACGACCTGGGACTGGTCCCCACCGGAGGCAGCGACTACCACGGCGCCTACAAGCCCGGGATCGAGGTAGGCATCGGTCGCGGTGACCTCCGCGTCCCCGACGAATCGCTGGAGCGCCTCGCCGAACGCCGCCCTTGA
- a CDS encoding MBL fold metallo-hydrolase, with protein MKVERILAPNPSVMTGPGTNTWVVSSAGEAIVIDPGPVLPDHLEAIHRALAGFEPIAVLVTHAHPDHAPAADRLAEGLGVPSIGAASGPDFSPTRIVADGDAVAFGTLYAVAVATPGHTPDSTCFRIGTSLFTGDHIMGGSTVIVEDMAAYLNSLHALRDTGLTIVYPGHGEVIEEPDAVISDYIAHRLEREAQILAAVRAGAATVGQVVERVYADVHPALHPAAALSVASHLRKLAADGEVRFSAAGTGWSAKVVVA; from the coding sequence ATGAAGGTCGAGCGGATTCTCGCCCCCAACCCGTCGGTGATGACGGGGCCCGGGACCAACACATGGGTGGTGTCGTCGGCCGGCGAGGCGATCGTCATCGATCCCGGCCCGGTTCTCCCCGATCATCTCGAAGCGATCCATCGGGCGCTGGCGGGGTTCGAGCCGATTGCCGTGCTCGTGACCCACGCCCATCCCGATCATGCTCCGGCGGCAGACCGACTGGCTGAAGGGTTGGGAGTCCCGTCGATCGGAGCCGCATCCGGGCCCGACTTCAGCCCCACCCGGATCGTCGCCGATGGAGATGCCGTGGCATTCGGCACCCTTTACGCGGTGGCGGTGGCCACTCCGGGTCATACGCCCGACTCGACCTGCTTCCGGATCGGGACCTCGCTGTTCACCGGAGATCACATCATGGGTGGCTCCACCGTCATCGTGGAGGACATGGCCGCCTACCTGAACTCCCTCCACGCCCTGCGCGACACCGGGTTGACCATTGTCTATCCCGGTCACGGGGAGGTGATCGAGGAGCCCGACGCGGTCATCAGCGACTACATCGCCCATCGACTCGAGCGGGAGGCGCAGATCCTCGCTGCAGTCCGGGCGGGCGCCGCGACCGTCGGACAGGTGGTCGAGAGGGTCTACGCCGATGTTCACCCGGCACTCCATCCTGCTGCGGCGCTATCGGTGGCGTCCCACCTTCGCAAACTCGCCGCCGACGGCGAGGTGCGTTTCTCGGCCGCCGGCACCGGATGGTCGGCGAAGGTGGTGGTGGCATGA
- a CDS encoding response regulator: MTDILVVADEAWVLDDVRAALSEPRFTLHEISNPRLVTDRLDEFPADAVLIDMQVGSMGGMAVTRAVRNKAAVGGTTAPPVVLLLDRDADAFLAGRSGATSWVRKPFSSHELRAALADAMSR, translated from the coding sequence ATGACCGACATCCTGGTCGTGGCCGACGAAGCATGGGTCCTCGACGACGTGAGAGCCGCCTTGTCCGAGCCGCGCTTCACCCTCCACGAGATCTCCAACCCGCGGCTCGTCACCGACCGCCTCGACGAGTTCCCAGCAGATGCCGTCCTGATCGACATGCAGGTCGGCTCGATGGGGGGAATGGCCGTCACCCGGGCGGTTCGCAACAAAGCCGCAGTCGGCGGCACGACCGCACCGCCGGTGGTGCTGCTGCTCGACCGAGACGCCGACGCGTTCCTCGCTGGCCGATCGGGTGCCACCTCCTGGGTGCGCAAGCCGTTCTCGTCGCATGAGCTGCGGGCGGCACTCGCCGACGCAATGAGCCGATGA
- a CDS encoding aspartate-semialdehyde dehydrogenase has translation MTAPVVAVVGATGAVGREMLATLERRSFPMGSVRLMASERSAGSSVTTPWGEVVVEDLATADPAGIGIALFSAGGSRSIEHAPRFAAAGAVVVDNSSAWRMDPKVPLVVIGVNDHATRLHSGIIANPNCTTMVMLMAVAPLHRATGLREMIATSYQSVSGSGHRGVQTLIDEVAHFGTDPDALRTGTWTEPAPGFYVRPIGWNVIPFAGSSTDSGYTDEEMKLVNETRKILEADAILVEPTCVRVPVVASHGVAVTAWFDREMTVGEATELIAASPGVEVWTDKVPTPLDAAGRDDVLVGRLRPTLGRPGGISLWAVGDNLRKGAALNAVQIAELV, from the coding sequence GTGACAGCCCCGGTCGTGGCCGTCGTCGGGGCCACCGGTGCAGTCGGCCGCGAGATGTTGGCGACGCTCGAACGCCGCTCTTTCCCGATGGGCTCCGTCCGCTTGATGGCGTCCGAACGCTCTGCGGGTTCGTCGGTGACGACGCCGTGGGGCGAGGTGGTGGTCGAGGACCTGGCGACCGCCGACCCGGCGGGAATCGGCATTGCCCTGTTCTCCGCGGGCGGTTCCCGATCGATCGAGCATGCTCCCCGATTCGCCGCGGCGGGGGCGGTGGTGGTCGACAACTCTTCTGCCTGGCGAATGGATCCGAAGGTTCCGCTCGTTGTCATCGGCGTGAACGACCACGCCACCCGGCTTCACTCCGGGATCATCGCCAATCCGAATTGCACGACCATGGTGATGCTCATGGCAGTCGCCCCACTCCATCGGGCAACCGGGTTGCGCGAGATGATCGCCACCTCATATCAGTCGGTTTCGGGCTCCGGGCACCGTGGGGTACAGACCCTGATCGACGAGGTCGCCCACTTCGGCACCGACCCCGATGCGCTGCGAACCGGCACGTGGACCGAGCCTGCCCCCGGCTTCTACGTGCGTCCGATCGGGTGGAACGTGATCCCGTTCGCCGGTAGTTCGACGGATTCGGGGTACACCGACGAAGAGATGAAGTTGGTGAACGAGACCAGGAAGATCCTCGAGGCCGACGCCATCCTCGTCGAGCCCACTTGCGTCCGGGTACCGGTGGTGGCGAGCCATGGGGTCGCGGTCACCGCCTGGTTCGACCGCGAGATGACCGTCGGGGAAGCCACCGAGCTGATCGCCGCATCCCCCGGCGTCGAGGTGTGGACCGACAAGGTGCCCACCCCGCTCGATGCTGCCGGCCGCGATGACGTTCTGGTCGGTCGGCTCCGGCCCACCCTAGGCCGGCCCGGAGGAATCTCGTTGTGGGCAGTCGGCGACAACCTCCGCAAAGGAGCCGCCCTCAACGCGGTGCAGATCGCAGAGCTCGTCTAA
- a CDS encoding NfeD family protein, with the protein MIALVLRRLLIVVPLALLMLTPGIGLGGSASSVDVVVVEGILEGRAVDFVRDSIEGSSASLVVIQLDVHAVLSSGASDLVALLDDPPVPVAVWVGPAPAVAHGMAAAIVSAAPIRGAAPRVRIGWALPLVAGGSSDGDAGRALLALAPDLPAEAHTGRVLVGSEPIPGLVDVVQPSIGQFIVALDGTTVTVRGEVRTLVTAQREVVNGEEVVSPVSATFIEPGLVDRTLRLAVSPEAAFFFLVMGLALVAFEFYAAGPGLAAAVAAICLLLAGYGIALLPVDWLSVAAVLAGVGLYVVEFQRNDLGWKSLLGTALLTAGGLRLVDGAPQLRTTWWVVVLVVLGAALFFGFALTTVVRARFSTQTIGREHLVGRVGIAAGRIAPEGIVIVDGAEWRARSARASGIAAGDRVKVAGVSGVVLEVEPAPASSKEDEDAGEG; encoded by the coding sequence ATGATCGCCCTCGTGCTCCGCCGACTGCTCATTGTGGTTCCACTCGCCCTCTTGATGCTTACGCCGGGTATCGGCCTTGGGGGAAGCGCTTCGTCGGTCGACGTGGTGGTGGTGGAGGGAATTCTCGAGGGTCGTGCCGTCGATTTCGTAAGGGACTCGATCGAAGGATCCTCCGCCTCCCTGGTCGTGATCCAGCTCGACGTCCACGCGGTGCTGTCATCCGGGGCATCAGACCTGGTGGCCCTCCTCGACGACCCGCCGGTGCCGGTGGCCGTCTGGGTTGGACCCGCCCCCGCGGTGGCCCACGGGATGGCGGCCGCGATTGTCTCGGCGGCACCGATCCGGGGAGCCGCCCCCAGAGTGCGCATCGGCTGGGCGTTGCCTCTGGTGGCGGGTGGTTCATCCGACGGGGATGCGGGGAGGGCACTGCTCGCCCTCGCTCCAGACCTGCCGGCAGAGGCGCACACCGGACGGGTGCTGGTCGGCTCCGAGCCGATCCCGGGACTCGTCGACGTGGTGCAGCCTTCCATCGGGCAGTTCATCGTGGCGCTCGATGGGACCACGGTGACGGTGCGGGGGGAGGTAAGGACGCTCGTCACTGCACAGCGCGAGGTCGTGAATGGCGAGGAGGTGGTCTCGCCGGTGTCGGCGACGTTCATCGAGCCCGGATTGGTGGATCGAACCCTTCGTCTCGCGGTGTCACCGGAGGCAGCCTTCTTCTTCTTGGTCATGGGTCTGGCCCTGGTGGCGTTCGAGTTCTACGCCGCCGGGCCGGGACTCGCCGCCGCCGTCGCCGCAATTTGTCTGCTGTTGGCGGGGTATGGGATCGCTCTCCTCCCCGTCGATTGGCTGTCGGTCGCGGCGGTCCTGGCGGGCGTCGGCCTCTACGTCGTCGAGTTTCAGCGAAACGACCTCGGATGGAAGAGCCTTCTCGGCACTGCCCTGCTCACCGCGGGGGGTCTTCGCCTAGTCGACGGCGCCCCGCAGTTGCGCACCACCTGGTGGGTGGTGGTGCTCGTCGTACTCGGTGCCGCCCTTTTCTTCGGGTTTGCCCTCACCACGGTGGTCAGGGCGAGGTTTTCGACTCAGACCATCGGCCGGGAGCACCTGGTGGGCCGGGTGGGTATTGCCGCCGGCCGGATCGCGCCGGAGGGGATCGTGATCGTCGACGGCGCCGAGTGGCGAGCGCGGTCGGCCCGCGCCTCGGGCATCGCCGCCGGGGATCGGGTGAAGGTGGCCGGGGTCTCAGGCGTGGTGCTCGAGGTGGAGCCAGCACCAGCCTCCAGCAAGGAGGACGAAGACGCCGGCGAAGGCTGA